In a single window of the Helicobacter felis ATCC 49179 genome:
- a CDS encoding class I SAM-dependent methyltransferase — protein sequence MLAKMLLKSKLKAFKNGDYRVIFWDKEVYTNGTKTPKFTIKFNRRLKRSDIKKDMSLTMAEAYMDGVIDIEGSIDELMRVLYLHTNYAHLHRHDGAIPIQASAKESANIQSHYDLGNDFYRLWLDETLSYSCAYFKTPKDTLQQAQLQKIDHTLKKLDLKQGEKLLDIGCGWGYLSIRAAQEYHVDVVGITISEEQFKKASQRVKDMGLEDSVTIRLLNYQDLDGMHERFDKVVSVGMFEHVGKENLPFYFKKVKEVLKVGGTFLLHSILCCFEGTTNAWMDKYIFPGGYLPSLREVISITAESDFHLVFAESLRLHYAKTLDIWLENFLQNQDKIVRMYDQRFVRMWELYLKTCASAFRVGSVDLYQLLFTHSVDNSISLTPIEHVYR from the coding sequence ATGTTAGCCAAAATGCTACTAAAATCCAAACTCAAAGCCTTTAAAAATGGCGATTACCGCGTGATTTTTTGGGATAAAGAGGTTTATACCAATGGCACCAAAACCCCAAAATTTACCATCAAATTTAACCGCCGCCTTAAAAGAAGCGACATCAAAAAGGACATGTCTTTAACTATGGCTGAGGCCTACATGGATGGAGTGATTGATATAGAGGGTTCTATAGATGAATTGATGCGTGTTCTTTATTTGCACACTAATTACGCGCATTTACACAGACATGACGGGGCTATCCCCATCCAAGCTTCCGCTAAAGAGAGCGCTAATATCCAAAGCCATTACGATCTGGGCAATGATTTTTACCGCCTTTGGCTAGATGAAACTTTAAGCTATTCTTGCGCTTATTTTAAAACCCCAAAAGACACTCTGCAGCAAGCCCAACTCCAAAAAATCGATCACACCTTAAAAAAGCTCGACCTCAAACAGGGGGAAAAGCTTTTAGATATTGGCTGTGGTTGGGGCTATCTCTCGATCCGCGCTGCACAAGAATACCATGTTGATGTGGTGGGTATCACTATTTCTGAAGAACAATTCAAAAAAGCTAGCCAACGGGTAAAAGATATGGGGCTGGAGGACAGCGTTACTATCAGATTGCTCAATTACCAAGATTTAGATGGCATGCATGAACGCTTTGATAAGGTCGTGAGCGTGGGCATGTTTGAGCATGTGGGTAAGGAAAATCTTCCCTTCTATTTTAAGAAGGTGAAGGAAGTTTTAAAAGTGGGAGGGACTTTTTTACTCCATAGTATCCTGTGCTGTTTTGAGGGCACTACCAACGCGTGGATGGACAAATACATTTTTCCGGGCGGGTATCTCCCCTCTCTTAGAGAGGTGATCTCTATCACAGCTGAAAGTGATTTTCATTTAGTCTTTGCGGAGAGTTTGCGCCTACATTATGCCAAAACCCTAGATATTTGGCTTGAGAATTTTCTCCAAAATCAGGACAAGATTGTGCGCATGTACGATCAGAGATTTGTGCGGATGTGGGAGCTCTACCTTAAAACATGCGCTTCGGCTTTCCGCGTGGGCAGTGTAGACCTCTATCAACTTCTCTTCACTCACAGCGTGGATAATAGTATCTCCTTAACTCCCATTGAACATGTTTATCGTTAA
- the selA gene encoding L-seryl-tRNA(Sec) selenium transferase codes for MQSLPAMHTLLNAPCFADYDRAILKALANELLEECRLNQCTYENLAQWCNALQARYEALLAPPFKKVYNATGVLLSTNLGRAPLESGALRELEILSGYVDLEVDLERATRFERAFQAQNLLKALFNAPDALILNNNASALVLVASAFAPKSKRKQTLLSYGQLVEIGGGFRAHELLESATHLKLVGSTNKTYLRDYKNACNDTSALIASVHWSNFSMQGFVASASSQSLFALAQERGLIFYEDLGSVQSLEHTKKALKNAHLLSFSADKLLGSVQAGIVLGEREYIEALRTHPLYRAFRVDKITLFLLTKSLQDYLQGQKTPLQTLLEQDKDALLNKALKLHRALSQITGLKAFVIPTQARVGGGVQMGALESFGVQLQANIDCKALYHALYKRGVAGVVRSDCVVLDVYALFEKDMRALVCCVQEVLENFYKGFSCSNPS; via the coding sequence ATGCAATCCCTACCCGCTATGCACACATTGTTAAATGCTCCTTGTTTTGCAGACTACGATCGCGCGATTCTAAAGGCTTTGGCTAATGAATTACTGGAGGAGTGTCGGCTAAATCAATGCACTTATGAAAACTTAGCCCAGTGGTGTAATGCGCTCCAAGCGCGCTATGAAGCCCTGCTAGCCCCCCCTTTTAAAAAGGTCTATAACGCTACGGGGGTGTTGCTCTCCACCAATTTAGGGCGCGCGCCTTTGGAGAGTGGCGCGCTTAGAGAATTGGAAATTTTAAGCGGTTATGTGGATTTAGAGGTAGATTTGGAGCGCGCTACGCGTTTTGAGCGCGCTTTTCAGGCGCAAAATCTTTTAAAAGCACTTTTTAACGCCCCAGATGCGCTCATTCTCAATAACAACGCCAGCGCGTTAGTGTTGGTGGCGAGCGCATTTGCTCCTAAATCTAAGCGCAAACAAACCTTGCTCTCTTATGGGCAGTTGGTAGAAATTGGGGGAGGTTTTAGAGCGCATGAACTCTTAGAGAGTGCGACTCATCTTAAATTAGTGGGCAGCACCAATAAAACCTATTTGCGCGATTATAAGAATGCTTGTAATGATACCAGCGCACTAATTGCTAGCGTGCATTGGAGCAATTTTTCTATGCAGGGGTTTGTAGCCAGCGCGTCTTCTCAATCTCTTTTTGCCCTAGCCCAAGAAAGAGGTTTGATCTTTTATGAGGATTTGGGGAGTGTGCAAAGTTTAGAGCACACTAAAAAAGCCCTTAAGAACGCGCATCTATTGAGCTTTAGTGCGGATAAGTTACTAGGAAGCGTGCAGGCTGGGATTGTGCTAGGGGAAAGAGAATATATAGAAGCCCTGCGCACGCACCCGCTTTATCGTGCTTTTAGGGTGGATAAAATCACGCTTTTTTTACTCACCAAGAGCTTACAAGACTATTTACAAGGGCAAAAAACTCCTCTGCAAACTCTTTTAGAGCAAGATAAAGATGCTTTGCTGAATAAAGCTTTGAAATTACACCGCGCTTTAAGTCAGATAACCGGATTAAAAGCCTTTGTGATCCCCACGCAAGCGCGCGTAGGCGGGGGCGTGCAGATGGGGGCTTTAGAGAGTTTTGGGGTGCAATTACAAGCTAATATAGATTGCAAAGCCCTTTATCACGCCCTCTATAAAAGAGGCGTAGCTGGAGTGGTGCGCTCTGATTGCGTGGTGCTAGATGTCTACGCGCTTTTTGAAAAGGACATGCGCGCGTTAGTGTGTTGTGTGCAAGAAGTTTTAGAAAATTTTTATAAAGGTTTTTCATGTTCCAACCCCTCTTAG
- the metG gene encoding methionine--tRNA ligase yields the protein MQKLVTTPIYYVNDVPHLGHAYTTFIADMLKKYYALRADDVFLLTGTDEHGQKIAQSALKHQVSPLEYASKISSKFRDQWDFFGIDYDHFIRTTDDSHMFAVQYAFEAMLARGDIYKGTYKGAYCVSCESFVTGEARCPDCQRETSILEEESYFFALSKYQDRLLDFYAKNPKTILPTYRTHEVLRFIEQGLHDLSITRTSFEWGIKLPKNLNDPKHVVYVWLDALLNYVSALGYPNGGKMGYFDHAIHVVGKDILRFHAIYWPAFLMSLELPLFKHLCVHGWWTIEGVKMSKSIGNVLCAQSIAQTYGRDVLRYFLLREVPLGQDGDFSQEALLRRANADLSNTLGNLVQRLSGMAGRYFEGRVQSTHTLEHYKEDYETLHALFAPLDGHMEAMQPHKYLEDLWKVFEGANALIARTEPWKMQDQTKIMALLGLIATLLVKSVYYLYPIIPESAQKLATLLGVELSPKGFSAICEQKPLSLVLEKTPPLFPRQEPPKTPAPAPASSMPTICIKDFQKLDLRVGRVLQAERLQGSDKLLLLKVDFGDRTRTILSGIAKHYQPQDLEGKQVCAVLNLEPRKMLGVVSEGMILSAQDQEGLHLIAPCSAVKEGSSIS from the coding sequence ATGCAAAAGCTCGTTACTACACCTATTTATTATGTCAATGATGTCCCACATTTAGGACATGCTTACACAACTTTTATTGCGGATATGCTCAAAAAATATTATGCCCTGCGCGCTGATGATGTTTTTTTACTCACTGGCACTGATGAGCATGGGCAAAAGATCGCCCAAAGCGCGCTCAAACACCAAGTAAGCCCTTTAGAATACGCCTCCAAGATCAGTTCTAAATTCCGCGATCAATGGGATTTTTTTGGAATTGATTATGATCACTTTATCCGCACTACGGATGACTCTCATATGTTTGCTGTGCAGTATGCCTTTGAGGCGATGTTAGCACGGGGGGATATTTACAAAGGCACTTACAAGGGGGCTTATTGTGTGAGCTGTGAGAGCTTTGTAACTGGGGAGGCGCGCTGTCCGGATTGTCAGAGAGAAACGAGTATCTTAGAAGAAGAGAGTTATTTTTTTGCCCTAAGCAAGTATCAAGATCGCCTTTTGGATTTCTATGCCAAAAATCCCAAGACCATTTTGCCCACCTATAGGACGCATGAGGTTTTGCGCTTCATTGAGCAGGGCTTGCACGATCTCTCGATCACACGCACAAGTTTTGAATGGGGGATCAAATTGCCCAAGAATCTTAACGATCCTAAACATGTTGTCTATGTGTGGTTGGACGCGTTGCTAAACTATGTAAGCGCGTTGGGTTACCCTAATGGGGGGAAAATGGGCTATTTTGATCATGCAATCCATGTTGTGGGTAAGGATATTTTGCGCTTCCATGCCATCTATTGGCCCGCTTTTTTGATGAGTTTAGAACTCCCTCTTTTTAAACATCTCTGCGTGCATGGGTGGTGGACCATTGAGGGGGTGAAAATGAGCAAGAGTATTGGCAATGTGCTCTGTGCTCAAAGCATAGCGCAAACCTATGGCAGGGATGTATTGCGTTATTTTCTCTTGCGCGAAGTGCCTTTAGGACAAGATGGGGATTTCTCCCAAGAAGCCCTTTTGCGCCGTGCCAATGCGGATTTAAGCAACACGCTAGGCAATTTAGTGCAAAGACTGAGTGGCATGGCGGGGCGTTACTTTGAGGGGCGTGTGCAAAGCACTCATACCCTTGAGCACTACAAAGAAGACTATGAAACTTTGCATGCGCTTTTTGCCCCCTTAGATGGGCATATGGAGGCGATGCAACCGCATAAATACCTTGAGGATTTATGGAAGGTCTTTGAGGGCGCGAACGCCTTAATTGCGCGCACAGAGCCTTGGAAAATGCAAGATCAAACAAAGATCATGGCGTTATTGGGTTTGATAGCCACGCTTTTAGTTAAATCTGTCTACTATCTCTACCCCATTATCCCAGAGAGTGCGCAAAAATTAGCCACATTGCTGGGTGTGGAATTGAGTCCTAAAGGCTTTAGTGCGATCTGTGAGCAAAAGCCCCTCTCCCTTGTGTTAGAAAAAACTCCGCCCCTCTTCCCCCGCCAAGAGCCCCCTAAAACCCCTGCCCCCGCCCCAGCTTCTAGCATGCCCACCATCTGCATTAAGGATTTTCAAAAGTTAGATTTGCGCGTGGGGCGCGTTTTGCAGGCAGAAAGGCTTCAAGGAAGTGATAAACTCTTGTTATTGAAAGTAGATTTTGGAGATCGCACGCGCACCATTTTATCAGGCATTGCCAAGCACTACCAACCACAAGATTTAGAGGGTAAGCAGGTTTGCGCGGTGTTGAATTTAGAGCCTAGAAAAATGTTAGGTGTGGTGAGTGAGGGGATGATCTTAAGCGCACAAGATCAAGAAGGCTTGCACCTCATCGCCCCTTGTAGCGCGGTTAAAGAGGGGAGTTCTATTAGCTAG
- a CDS encoding glycosyltransferase family 4 protein: MVIVLVVDSFENKSNGTSMTAARFCKALREHGHSVRVVAPFVQGEGFYALKERYIPLVTKLAHKQHILFGKPHEKTLRQAFEGADIVHLFLPFKLEKVALKVARAMKIPFVGAFHLQPEHITYNMRLQNLGWLNRLLFWWFKQSYYQHFTHIHCPSPFIKSELIKHNYGGKKYAISNGFDPMYAPRPHNTKSDDLYHIAMVGRYSPEKNQRVLIEAAHLSKHAAKIQLHLKGQGPQLASLQKHASKLAHRVDFGFLEPDELVKLLYQCDLYVHTADVEGEAIACLEAMACGIVPIISDSKISATNQFALDDRSLFKSNDPRDLADKIDWWLDHPEERLQAEDRYVQNATRYTLDKAIEQALAMYQEVIEDFKKIY; this comes from the coding sequence GTGGTTATTGTTTTGGTTGTGGATAGCTTTGAAAATAAGAGCAATGGGACTTCCATGACCGCTGCGCGTTTTTGCAAGGCCTTAAGAGAGCATGGGCACAGTGTGCGCGTGGTCGCCCCCTTTGTGCAGGGAGAGGGGTTTTATGCCCTCAAAGAACGCTATATCCCTTTGGTTACTAAATTAGCGCACAAACAACATATTCTTTTTGGTAAACCCCATGAAAAAACTTTGCGCCAAGCCTTTGAGGGGGCGGATATTGTGCATCTTTTTTTACCCTTTAAGCTAGAAAAAGTGGCTCTTAAAGTGGCGCGCGCGATGAAAATTCCCTTTGTAGGGGCTTTCCACCTCCAACCCGAGCATATCACCTATAACATGAGATTGCAAAATTTAGGTTGGCTCAATCGACTGCTTTTTTGGTGGTTCAAGCAGAGTTATTACCAGCACTTCACACATATCCACTGTCCCTCCCCTTTTATCAAGTCTGAGTTAATCAAACACAATTATGGAGGAAAAAAATACGCTATCTCCAATGGCTTTGATCCTATGTACGCTCCTCGCCCTCACAACACTAAAAGCGATGATCTCTATCACATTGCGATGGTGGGGCGTTATTCTCCAGAGAAAAACCAGCGAGTCCTTATAGAAGCCGCTCACTTAAGTAAACACGCCGCAAAAATCCAATTACATCTCAAGGGGCAGGGACCTCAGCTTGCTTCTTTGCAAAAACATGCGAGTAAATTAGCCCACCGGGTGGACTTTGGCTTTTTAGAGCCTGACGAGCTTGTGAAACTGCTCTATCAATGCGATTTGTATGTGCACACGGCCGATGTGGAAGGGGAGGCGATCGCGTGTTTGGAGGCGATGGCTTGCGGGATTGTGCCCATTATCTCAGATAGCAAGATCAGCGCGACCAATCAATTTGCCCTGGACGATCGCTCTTTGTTTAAATCCAACGATCCTAGAGATTTGGCAGATAAAATTGATTGGTGGCTAGATCACCCAGAGGAACGCTTGCAAGCAGAGGATCGCTATGTGCAAAACGCCACGCGTTACACCTTAGATAAGGCGATTGAGCAAGCCCTAGCGATGTATCAAGAAGTGATTGAGGATTTTAAAAAGATTTATTGA
- a CDS encoding glycosyltransferase family 10 domain-containing protein: MGENERIDFNVYDFAMSFDHLEFGDRYLRVPLYYQSLHWFLHIITHASNPPFRLDGAHEMLHSPLTLHLPLNSTCTKISFADKYPHLDALAREQKNPLEREFASFVASNWGAPMRNNFYQQLNEYRPVAGGGRVFNTIGKPVSNKHDFLAQYKFNLCFENSCGMGYTTEKIVDAYFAHTIPIYWGNPLVHLDFNPKSFVNVHDFANLDEAIDFVHYLDTHDNAYLEMLHAHPLSIVEGKPKFCHDLSFKKILDFLVNAIESPHNYHEQVRVLSNSVYKYRHPSRDTVLEACSGREHLQLLLKKLHKKLWKRKRP; this comes from the coding sequence ATGGGAGAAAATGAGCGCATTGATTTTAATGTCTACGACTTTGCCATGAGTTTTGATCATTTGGAGTTTGGAGATCGCTATTTGCGCGTGCCTCTTTATTACCAGTCTCTCCATTGGTTCTTGCACATCATTACTCATGCGTCTAATCCTCCTTTTAGACTGGATGGAGCGCACGAGATGCTACACTCTCCTTTGACACTCCATCTACCCCTTAACTCCACATGCACTAAAATTTCTTTTGCTGACAAATACCCTCATTTAGATGCCCTAGCTAGAGAACAGAAAAATCCTCTTGAACGAGAGTTTGCTAGTTTTGTGGCTTCCAACTGGGGAGCCCCCATGCGCAATAATTTTTACCAGCAACTCAACGAGTATCGCCCTGTGGCTGGGGGTGGGAGAGTGTTTAACACTATAGGAAAACCCGTATCTAATAAACATGACTTTTTAGCCCAATATAAGTTCAATTTGTGCTTTGAAAACTCTTGTGGCATGGGTTATACCACTGAGAAAATTGTGGATGCTTATTTTGCCCACACTATTCCTATTTATTGGGGTAATCCGTTAGTGCATTTGGATTTTAACCCTAAAAGTTTTGTGAATGTCCATGATTTTGCCAACCTAGATGAGGCGATCGATTTTGTGCACTATTTGGACACCCATGACAATGCCTATTTAGAAATGCTCCATGCTCACCCGCTTAGCATTGTGGAAGGCAAACCGAAATTTTGCCATGATTTGAGTTTTAAGAAAATCTTAGACTTTTTGGTCAATGCGATAGAAAGTCCGCATAACTATCACGAGCAGGTCCGTGTACTTAGTAACAGTGTGTACAAATATCGGCATCCAAGCCGCGACACCGTGCTAGAAGCATGCTCTGGAAGAGAACATCTGCAACTCCTCCTCAAAAAGCTCCATAAAAAATTATGGAAGCGCAAGAGACCCTAA
- the lolA gene encoding LolA-like outer membrane lipoprotein chaperone, which yields MGWVLAFCLSVVSLWGVELHVKTFKAHFKQVVIGEGPINPVYEGELFAKIPDAAKWVYNKPSKKEIYMRDNHVLVYEPRLMQATLTKLDQSLDLFTILKKAKLQKDGRYKTKVKGTTYYFTLQDQLPHTLEFKDKLHNKVEITFSAIQTDMPLEDSMFIFTLPQGVDLVRQ from the coding sequence ATGGGTTGGGTTTTGGCCTTTTGCTTGAGTGTGGTCAGTCTTTGGGGAGTGGAGCTGCATGTCAAAACTTTCAAGGCACATTTTAAGCAGGTGGTCATAGGTGAGGGACCTATTAACCCTGTTTATGAGGGCGAACTCTTTGCTAAGATACCCGATGCTGCTAAGTGGGTCTATAACAAACCCTCTAAGAAAGAAATCTACATGCGCGATAACCATGTCTTGGTGTATGAGCCACGATTAATGCAGGCTACCCTCACTAAATTAGATCAATCTTTAGATTTGTTTACTATTCTCAAAAAGGCTAAATTGCAAAAAGACGGTCGTTATAAGACCAAAGTCAAGGGCACAACCTATTACTTCACCCTGCAAGACCAACTCCCCCACACCCTAGAATTTAAAGACAAACTTCACAACAAGGTAGAGATCACCTTTAGTGCTATCCAAACCGACATGCCCTTAGAAGACTCCATGTTTATCTTCACTCTGCCTCAGGGCGTGGATTTGGTGCGTCAATAA
- a CDS encoding PaaI family thioesterase has product MADAPLEEGLLVCTRLDQNLCAELISFGSGKATVCLTPKEFMLCEDDVVHAGFIVGAASFAALCALNKKNSLISSMKVNLLAPIEIKQEIYFNATITHTSSKKSTIRVEGEFMEIKVFEGDFEILVFEKRPFKFNFKED; this is encoded by the coding sequence ATGGCAGATGCTCCTTTAGAAGAAGGGTTGCTAGTTTGCACGAGATTAGATCAAAATCTGTGCGCAGAATTGATTTCCTTTGGGTCGGGTAAGGCCACGGTTTGTTTGACCCCTAAGGAGTTTATGCTCTGTGAAGACGATGTCGTGCATGCAGGCTTTATCGTGGGCGCGGCGAGTTTTGCAGCCCTATGCGCGCTCAACAAAAAGAATAGTTTGATTTCCTCAATGAAGGTCAATCTTCTAGCTCCCATTGAGATAAAACAAGAGATTTACTTTAACGCCACCATTACCCACACCAGTTCTAAAAAATCCACCATACGGGTAGAGGGAGAGTTTATGGAGATCAAAGTTTTTGAGGGGGATTTTGAGATTTTAGTCTTTGAAAAACGCCCCTTTAAGTTTAATTTTAAGGAAGATTAG
- the cmoB gene encoding tRNA 5-methoxyuridine(34)/uridine 5-oxyacetic acid(34) synthase CmoB: MANFSVESGIRLFVEDFERDLYEEAWSLRPWRKGPFMIEQGDRGFKINSEWRSDFKWEILKGAVSLQNKDVADVGCNNGYHLFCMAKENPKSLTGFDPSALYQRQFDFINNLLKLPITYESLGVEDLRTYPKRFDVIFCLGVLYHRKDPHNALKALHMGLKKGGVLILDTLIYESSLEIALCPRTYAKMSNVFFIPSPKALENWAFKAGFTSCVMLTKCPTTLEEQRKTIWIEGLSLESFLDSSDVSKSVEGYPAPCRGYFILQKG; the protein is encoded by the coding sequence TTGGCAAATTTTAGTGTTGAATCGGGCATTCGCCTTTTTGTAGAGGATTTTGAGCGCGATCTTTATGAGGAAGCGTGGAGCTTGCGGCCTTGGCGCAAAGGTCCCTTTATGATTGAACAGGGCGATCGAGGCTTTAAAATTAATAGTGAGTGGCGCAGTGATTTTAAATGGGAGATTCTTAAAGGCGCGGTTTCTTTGCAAAATAAGGATGTCGCTGATGTGGGTTGTAATAATGGCTACCATCTCTTTTGCATGGCTAAAGAAAATCCTAAGAGTTTGACCGGCTTTGATCCTAGCGCGCTGTATCAACGCCAATTTGATTTCATTAATAATCTCTTAAAACTTCCTATTACTTATGAAAGTTTGGGGGTGGAGGATTTGCGCACCTACCCCAAGCGTTTTGATGTGATCTTTTGTTTGGGAGTGCTCTACCATCGCAAAGACCCCCATAATGCGCTTAAAGCCTTGCACATGGGTTTGAAAAAAGGAGGGGTATTGATCTTAGACACTCTTATTTATGAAAGTTCCCTAGAAATCGCCTTGTGCCCGCGCACTTATGCTAAAATGAGCAATGTTTTTTTTATCCCCAGCCCTAAGGCCTTAGAGAATTGGGCTTTTAAAGCCGGTTTTACTAGCTGTGTTATGTTAACAAAGTGCCCAACTACCTTAGAAGAACAGCGCAAAACAATCTGGATTGAGGGTTTGAGTTTGGAGTCTTTTTTAGATTCTAGCGATGTTTCTAAGAGTGTGGAGGGTTATCCTGCTCCCTGTAGGGGGTATTTTATTTTGCAAAAAGGATGA
- the secA gene encoding preprotein translocase subunit SecA — MIKSLVSKIIGTKNQRALKVYQKRVAAINALESEIQALDNTQLRTRFENLKTQVRNEEKSLQEVLPESFAITREASKRILGMRHFDVQLIGGMVLHEGKIAEMKTGEGKTLVATLAVALNALSGRSVHVVTVNDYLAQRDAREMEPLYNFLGYSVGVVTAGIADEARLEVYAHNIVYGTNNEFGFDYLRDNMKYALEQKAQKEHVFAIIDEVDSILIDEARTPLIISGPVNKRMENYERADKVAKNMQAGQDFSIDEKNRVILISEEGIKKAEELFGVDNLYSLENAILSHHLDQALKAHYLFARDKDYVVANGEVVIVDEFTGRLSEGRRFSEGLHQALEAKEQVGIKEETQTLADITFQNYFRLYEKLAGMTGTAQTEATEFLEIYNLEVVSVPTNLPIQRKDLNDLIYKSEKEKFEAVVAKIKELHANGQPVLVGTASIQKSEVLHALLQKERIPHTVLNAKQHTKEAEIIKDAGLKGAVTIATNMAGRGVDIKLSEEIKALGGLYIIGTERHESRRIDNQLRGRSGRQGDPGVSQFYLSLEDSLLRIFGSDRIKGVMEKLGLKDGEFIESRLVTRSVENAQKKVEALHFESRKHLLEYDDVANEQRKTVYKFRNELLDETYDISVRIQENRQYAVMKILEAQQAFEAQEFSEQDLESIAHVLQEEFNTHLDFEALEDASLAGLEAFIVEALEREYETKMQDIEDRNKIERIIYLQILDNAWREHLYTMDNLKTGIGLRGYNQKDPLVEYKKESYNLFLELIDSIKLEAIKTFHKLELGARSHEETERFFTDLEEAHEELNFNDSEIELGLSNWEMESKNAPKNIARNAPCYCGSGKKYKHCHAKSGPKKGIFAKPE, encoded by the coding sequence ATGATTAAAAGTCTTGTGAGTAAAATTATTGGCACTAAGAATCAGCGTGCCCTTAAGGTCTATCAAAAACGCGTAGCGGCGATCAATGCCCTAGAGTCAGAAATCCAAGCATTGGACAATACCCAACTACGCACCCGGTTTGAAAACTTGAAAACCCAAGTTAGAAATGAAGAAAAAAGCTTACAAGAGGTTTTGCCTGAGAGTTTTGCGATCACGCGCGAGGCCTCTAAACGTATTTTGGGCATGCGCCATTTTGATGTGCAACTCATCGGGGGGATGGTCTTGCATGAGGGCAAGATCGCTGAGATGAAAACAGGTGAGGGGAAAACCTTAGTGGCTACCTTAGCGGTGGCATTAAATGCGCTGAGTGGGCGCAGTGTGCATGTAGTAACCGTGAATGATTATCTAGCCCAGCGCGATGCTAGAGAGATGGAGCCTCTTTATAATTTCTTGGGCTATAGCGTGGGGGTTGTCACAGCCGGGATTGCTGATGAAGCGCGCCTAGAGGTCTATGCCCATAACATTGTCTATGGCACAAATAATGAATTTGGCTTTGATTATCTGCGCGATAACATGAAATACGCCCTAGAGCAAAAGGCGCAAAAAGAACATGTCTTTGCGATCATCGATGAAGTAGATTCGATTCTAATTGATGAAGCCCGCACCCCGCTCATCATCTCTGGGCCCGTGAACAAGCGCATGGAAAATTACGAGCGGGCTGACAAAGTCGCTAAAAACATGCAAGCCGGGCAGGATTTTAGTATTGATGAAAAAAATCGCGTGATTCTCATCAGCGAAGAGGGCATTAAAAAGGCTGAAGAGCTGTTTGGGGTAGACAACCTCTATAGCCTAGAAAATGCGATTCTCTCCCACCATTTAGATCAGGCTTTAAAAGCCCATTATCTCTTTGCCCGGGATAAAGATTATGTCGTAGCAAATGGTGAGGTGGTGATTGTAGATGAGTTTACCGGGCGCTTGAGCGAGGGGCGGCGTTTTAGTGAGGGCTTACACCAAGCCCTAGAGGCTAAAGAACAAGTAGGCATCAAGGAGGAAACCCAAACCCTAGCCGACATCACTTTTCAAAACTACTTTAGGCTTTATGAGAAATTAGCGGGCATGACGGGCACAGCCCAAACAGAGGCGACCGAGTTTTTAGAGATTTATAATTTAGAAGTGGTCTCTGTGCCCACAAATTTACCCATCCAGCGCAAGGATTTAAACGATCTCATCTATAAAAGTGAGAAGGAAAAATTTGAAGCGGTGGTGGCCAAAATCAAGGAATTGCACGCCAATGGGCAACCGGTTTTAGTAGGCACGGCGAGCATTCAAAAAAGCGAGGTCTTGCACGCCCTGTTACAAAAAGAGCGTATTCCCCACACCGTGCTCAATGCCAAACAACACACCAAAGAGGCTGAAATCATCAAAGATGCTGGGCTTAAGGGAGCGGTAACCATTGCTACTAACATGGCTGGGCGCGGGGTGGATATTAAGCTGAGTGAGGAGATCAAGGCTTTAGGCGGGCTGTATATCATTGGCACAGAGCGCCATGAGAGTCGGCGTATTGATAACCAGCTTAGAGGACGCAGCGGGCGGCAGGGAGACCCGGGGGTTAGTCAATTTTACTTGAGCCTTGAGGATAGCTTATTGCGTATTTTTGGGAGCGATCGCATTAAGGGGGTGATGGAGAAATTAGGTCTTAAGGATGGGGAGTTTATCGAATCACGGCTAGTAACGCGCTCTGTGGAGAACGCTCAAAAGAAAGTCGAAGCCCTGCATTTTGAAAGCCGTAAACATCTCTTAGAATACGATGATGTGGCCAATGAGCAAAGAAAGACGGTGTATAAATTCCGCAACGAATTATTAGATGAAACTTACGATATTAGTGTGCGCATTCAAGAGAATCGCCAATATGCCGTGATGAAAATCTTAGAGGCTCAACAAGCCTTTGAAGCCCAAGAGTTTAGTGAACAAGATTTAGAGAGTATCGCCCATGTTTTGCAAGAGGAGTTTAACACCCATCTTGATTTTGAAGCTCTTGAAGATGCTAGCTTGGCCGGTTTGGAGGCTTTTATTGTGGAGGCGTTGGAGAGAGAATACGAAACTAAAATGCAAGATATTGAGGATCGTAACAAGATTGAGCGCATTATCTATTTGCAAATTTTAGATAACGCTTGGCGCGAGCACCTCTACACCATGGACAATCTTAAAACTGGCATAGGTCTAAGAGGGTATAACCAAAAAGACCCTTTAGTGGAATATAAAAAAGAGAGCTACAATCTCTTTTTGGAGCTCATCGACTCCATTAAACTAGAGGCGATCAAGACTTTTCATAAGTTGGAATTGGGCGCGCGCAGCCATGAGGAGACAGAACGCTTTTTTACTGACCTAGAGGAAGCGCACGAGGAACTTAATTTTAACGATTCGGAGATCGAATTGGGCTTGAGCAACTGGGAGATGGAATCCAAAAACGCGCCTAAAAACATTGCTAGAAACGCCCCCTGCTATTGTGGGAGTGGCAAAAAATATAAACATTGCCATGCCAAAAGCGGGCCCAAGAAAGGGATTTTCGCCAAACCGGAATGA